A genomic stretch from Bosea sp. F3-2 includes:
- a CDS encoding ThiF family adenylyltransferase, protein MMSAFSYELFTTRNIGFVTNDEQARLRQAEIFVCGVGGMGGAAFMALVRAGVGRFVIADIDVFEVSNLNRQVFADAGTVGRPKAEAAAEAARAINPEIEIEVLGPEWAQQLPEIARRCKVIVNGMDDIAAGLHLYRTAKTAGASVIDAYMAPLPSVIVVRPGDPRPEERLGFPTIGKEWRTLSEDDRRAAMLCEVTHVMLHSRSRHHVDLAIAGEVAAGRRSRMSFAPMVISTGMMMAYEAIALTLGKPTGTDCRGWFFNPYRPAVERPLPAPVAALLKPFVARALAKMVDGS, encoded by the coding sequence ATGATGTCCGCCTTCAGCTACGAGCTCTTCACCACCCGCAATATCGGCTTCGTCACGAACGACGAGCAGGCGCGGTTGCGGCAGGCGGAAATCTTCGTCTGCGGTGTCGGCGGCATGGGCGGGGCCGCCTTCATGGCGCTGGTCCGCGCCGGGGTCGGCCGCTTCGTCATCGCCGATATCGACGTCTTCGAGGTCTCGAACCTGAACCGGCAGGTCTTCGCCGATGCGGGCACTGTCGGCCGACCCAAGGCGGAAGCGGCCGCCGAGGCGGCGCGCGCGATCAATCCCGAGATCGAGATCGAGGTGCTCGGGCCTGAGTGGGCGCAGCAGCTCCCCGAGATCGCCCGGCGCTGCAAGGTGATCGTCAATGGCATGGACGACATCGCTGCCGGCCTGCATCTCTACCGCACAGCCAAAACGGCGGGCGCGAGCGTGATCGACGCCTATATGGCGCCGCTGCCTTCGGTGATCGTAGTGCGTCCAGGCGATCCGCGCCCGGAGGAGAGGCTCGGCTTTCCGACCATCGGCAAGGAGTGGCGGACGCTTAGCGAGGACGACAGGCGCGCGGCGATGCTTTGCGAGGTCACGCATGTCATGCTGCATTCGCGCTCGCGCCACCATGTCGATCTCGCCATCGCCGGCGAGGTCGCGGCCGGCCGGCGCAGTCGCATGTCCTTCGCGCCGATGGTGATCAGCACCGGCATGATGATGGCCTATGAGGCGATCGCGCTGACGCTGGGCAAGCCGACCGGCACCGATTGCCGCGGGTGGTTCTTCAATCCCTACCGGCCTGCGGTGGAGCGGCCATTGCCTGCGCCGGTCGCGGCGCTGTTGAAGCCCTTCGTGGCGCGGGCGCTCGCCAAGATGGTGGACGGGTCATGA
- a CDS encoding acyl-[ACP]--phospholipid O-acyltransferase has protein sequence MIDTLMLKRRFAPLFWAQFFSAFNDNFLKNALVFIILYKLAGSHGEALVTLAGGLFIAPFFLLSGLGGQMADRFDKAVMAQRLKLAEIGAASVAVLGFTLHSVPVLFVALFLFGVIAALFGPIKYGILPDHLKREELPAGNALIEGATFIAILLGTIAGGLTAREGGDAAQLSLLIIIFAVLCWGSTLFIPKTGPAAPDLAIDRNILRSTRDLLIDLWGDARLWRTGVMVSLFWLIGAVVMSLLPSLVKNGMGGTEMVVSTYLGVFAIAIAVGSGIGSFLSSGRIVLLPVPVAGVVMGLFALDLGWAVSGIVAHQPAQDIGAFFASPSAWRVGIDLAGIAIAGGVFVVPSFAATQAWAPAEKRARIVAAVNVLSAAFMVAGAVVVALLQAAGLTLAQLFLLIGVLTIAASAWILRTLPTNPLSDFLSILFRAFYRVEVTGRENIAKAGDNAIIALNHVSFLDAALALSILDKEPVFAIDHGIAQRWWVKPFLKLTRAMPLDPSRPLATRSLINAVKAGETLVIFPEGRLTVTGSLMKVYDGVGMIAEKSGAKVVPVRIEGLEATIFSRLTREQVRHRWFPKVHVTVLEPVALTVSEELKGKPRRQAAGAALYQIMSDLIFRTTDIDRSVFEAVTEAAKLNGKGRVAVEDPITGTLTYKRLLIGAEVLGRKLMPLAAKGEAVGVMLPNANGAAVTLLGLMSAARVPAMINFTAGAGNIAAACKAAQVRTIVTSRAFVEKGRMGPLIEALSSEVGIVYLEDVRATVSTGDKLKALWRHGEAIEKAKGSDRAAILFTSGSEGAPKGVVLSHSNMLANAAQAAARIDFGRRDKVFNVLPVFHSFGLTAGLVLPLVSGVPVYLYPSPLHYRMVPELVYGANATILFGTDTFLTGYARAAHPYDLRSLRYIVAGAEPVKDTTRRTYMEKFGLRILEGYGVTETAPVLALNTPMFNRFGTVGRIMPGMEARLEPMPGVEDGGRLHVRGPNIMLGYLKTENPGVLEPPPEGWHDTGDIVAIDKDGFVTIKGRAKRFAKIAGEMVSLAAVEALAAECWPGMLSGVASLPDARKGERLVLVTQQKDATRAAFQAFAKGKGAADLMIPAEVMVVPAVPVLGSGKLDFAGITRLVKERAQAPATAVA, from the coding sequence ATGATCGACACATTGATGCTGAAGCGGCGCTTCGCTCCGCTGTTCTGGGCGCAGTTCTTCTCCGCTTTCAACGACAACTTCCTCAAGAACGCGCTGGTCTTCATCATCCTCTACAAGCTCGCCGGCTCGCATGGCGAAGCGCTGGTGACCTTGGCAGGCGGGCTCTTCATCGCGCCCTTCTTCCTGCTCTCAGGGCTGGGCGGACAGATGGCCGACCGGTTCGACAAGGCGGTGATGGCGCAGCGGCTGAAGCTCGCCGAGATCGGCGCGGCTTCTGTCGCGGTCCTCGGCTTTACGCTTCATTCCGTGCCGGTGCTGTTCGTCGCGCTCTTCCTGTTCGGCGTGATCGCAGCGCTGTTCGGGCCGATCAAATACGGCATCCTGCCCGACCATCTGAAGCGCGAGGAGTTGCCGGCCGGCAATGCGCTGATCGAGGGCGCGACCTTCATCGCCATCCTGCTCGGCACGATCGCCGGCGGCTTGACGGCGCGCGAAGGGGGCGACGCCGCCCAGCTCAGCCTGCTGATCATCATCTTCGCCGTGCTCTGCTGGGGCTCAACCCTGTTCATCCCGAAGACCGGCCCTGCGGCGCCCGACCTTGCTATCGACCGCAACATCCTGCGCTCGACCCGTGACCTGCTGATCGATCTGTGGGGCGACGCCCGGCTTTGGCGCACCGGCGTCATGGTCTCGCTCTTCTGGCTGATCGGCGCCGTGGTGATGTCGCTGCTGCCTTCGCTGGTGAAGAACGGCATGGGCGGCACGGAGATGGTCGTCTCGACCTATCTCGGCGTCTTCGCCATCGCCATCGCAGTCGGTTCCGGTATCGGCTCCTTCCTGTCGAGCGGCCGCATCGTGCTGCTACCGGTTCCGGTCGCCGGCGTGGTGATGGGCCTGTTCGCGCTCGATCTCGGCTGGGCCGTCTCGGGCATCGTCGCGCACCAGCCGGCCCAGGATATCGGCGCCTTCTTCGCGAGCCCATCCGCCTGGCGCGTCGGCATCGACCTCGCCGGCATCGCCATCGCTGGCGGCGTCTTCGTCGTGCCGTCCTTCGCGGCCACTCAGGCCTGGGCGCCGGCCGAGAAGCGCGCCCGCATCGTCGCCGCCGTCAATGTGCTGTCGGCCGCCTTTATGGTCGCTGGCGCGGTGGTGGTCGCGCTGCTGCAGGCGGCGGGCCTGACGCTCGCCCAGCTCTTCCTGCTGATCGGCGTTCTGACCATCGCGGCTTCCGCCTGGATCCTGCGGACGCTGCCAACCAATCCGCTCAGCGACTTCCTGTCGATCTTGTTTCGCGCCTTCTACCGGGTCGAGGTCACCGGCCGTGAGAACATCGCCAAGGCCGGCGACAATGCCATCATCGCGCTGAATCACGTCTCCTTCCTCGATGCGGCGCTGGCGCTCTCGATCCTCGACAAGGAGCCGGTCTTCGCCATCGACCACGGCATCGCCCAGCGCTGGTGGGTGAAACCCTTCTTGAAGCTGACCCGCGCCATGCCGCTCGATCCGTCGCGCCCGCTGGCGACGCGCTCGCTGATCAACGCGGTCAAGGCCGGCGAAACCCTGGTGATCTTCCCCGAGGGGCGCCTCACCGTCACCGGCAGCCTGATGAAGGTCTATGACGGCGTCGGCATGATCGCCGAGAAATCCGGCGCCAAGGTCGTGCCGGTCCGGATCGAGGGGCTGGAGGCGACGATCTTCTCGCGATTGACCCGCGAGCAGGTGCGCCACCGCTGGTTCCCCAAAGTGCACGTCACCGTGCTGGAGCCGGTTGCGCTCACCGTATCCGAGGAGCTGAAGGGCAAGCCACGGCGCCAGGCCGCTGGTGCGGCGCTCTACCAGATCATGTCCGACCTGATCTTCCGCACCACCGATATCGACCGCAGCGTCTTCGAGGCGGTCACGGAAGCGGCGAAGCTCAACGGCAAGGGCCGCGTCGCGGTCGAGGATCCGATCACGGGCACGCTGACCTACAAGCGCCTGCTGATCGGCGCCGAGGTGCTCGGCCGCAAGCTGATGCCGCTGGCGGCCAAGGGCGAAGCGGTCGGCGTGATGCTGCCCAACGCCAATGGCGCGGCGGTGACGCTGCTCGGCCTGATGTCGGCGGCGCGCGTGCCGGCGATGATCAACTTCACCGCGGGCGCCGGCAACATCGCCGCCGCCTGCAAGGCGGCGCAGGTGAGGACGATCGTCACCTCCCGCGCCTTCGTCGAGAAGGGCCGGATGGGGCCGCTGATCGAGGCGCTCTCCAGCGAGGTCGGCATCGTCTATCTCGAAGACGTGCGCGCCACGGTCTCGACCGGCGACAAGCTCAAGGCGCTCTGGCGCCATGGCGAAGCGATCGAAAAGGCGAAGGGTTCGGACCGTGCCGCGATCCTGTTCACCTCGGGCTCGGAAGGCGCCCCCAAGGGCGTGGTGCTCTCACACAGCAACATGCTGGCCAATGCGGCGCAGGCGGCGGCGCGGATCGATTTCGGCCGGCGCGACAAGGTCTTCAACGTGCTGCCGGTGTTCCACTCCTTCGGCCTGACGGCGGGGCTCGTCCTGCCGCTGGTCTCGGGTGTGCCGGTCTACCTCTACCCCTCGCCGCTGCACTACCGGATGGTGCCGGAGCTGGTCTATGGCGCGAACGCCACCATCCTGTTCGGCACCGACACCTTCCTCACCGGCTATGCCCGCGCGGCGCACCCTTACGATCTGCGCTCGCTGCGCTACATCGTGGCCGGCGCGGAGCCGGTCAAGGACACGACCCGGCGGACCTATATGGAGAAGTTCGGCCTGCGCATCCTCGAAGGCTATGGCGTGACCGAGACCGCACCAGTGCTGGCGCTGAACACCCCAATGTTCAACCGCTTCGGCACCGTCGGCCGGATCATGCCGGGCATGGAGGCCAGGCTCGAGCCGATGCCGGGCGTCGAAGACGGCGGACGGCTACATGTGCGCGGGCCGAACATCATGCTCGGCTATCTGAAAACCGAGAATCCCGGCGTGCTCGAACCGCCGCCGGAAGGCTGGCACGACACCGGCGACATCGTCGCGATCGACAAGGACGGCTTCGTCACGATCAAGGGCCGGGCCAAGCGCTTCGCCAAGATCGCGGGCGAGATGGTCTCGCTCGCCGCCGTCGAGGCGCTCGCCGCCGAATGCTGGCCGGGCATGCTCTCCGGCGTCGCCAGCCTGCCCGATGCCCGCAAAGGCGAGCGGCTGGTGCTGGTGACGCAGCAGAAGGACGCGACGCGCGCCGCGTTCCAGGCCTTCGCCAAGGGCAAGGGCGCCGCGGACCTGATGATCCCGGCCGAGGTGATGGTGGTCCCGGCCGTGCCGGTGCTCGGTTCCGGCAAGCTCGACTTCGCCGGCATCACGCGGCTGGTGAAGGAACGCGCCCAAGCTCCCGCAACCGCGGTGGCCTGA
- a CDS encoding YiaA/YiaB family inner membrane protein: MNQNSQPHSGAWVSFTYASFFAAAAMVGAGILFLPLDWWAKGYLAMGGVMLVQSCITMTKTVRDMHEAAKLVNRIEDARTERLLMDAGKPAL; encoded by the coding sequence ATGAACCAGAATTCGCAACCTCACAGTGGCGCCTGGGTCAGCTTTACCTACGCTTCCTTCTTCGCCGCAGCGGCCATGGTCGGCGCCGGCATCCTGTTCCTGCCGCTCGACTGGTGGGCCAAGGGCTATCTCGCCATGGGGGGTGTCATGCTCGTCCAGTCCTGCATCACCATGACCAAGACGGTGCGCGACATGCACGAGGCGGCCAAGCTCGTGAACCGCATCGAGGACGCCCGCACCGAGCGCCTGCTGATGGATGCCGGCAAGCCGGCTCTCTAA
- a CDS encoding PspA/IM30 family protein codes for MLKMFLTFVRGSAAIAEERFADRNALLILDQQMRDATSAFERAKKALAVAIAQDRHETERLAVGNARIADLEIRVAAALTAGDEGLAREGAEAIAALEADRDAAASAQALFAAEIVRLRRHVGQAQARITELDRGRRLARASEAVRQMRQGRIEAGRAHESTLAEAEQTLKRLRERQVEAEAAETALDELDGAAAASVTEKLAAKGFGPRLRTTADDVLARLRARTPAPTI; via the coding sequence ATGCTCAAGATGTTTCTCACCTTCGTCCGCGGCAGCGCCGCCATTGCCGAGGAGCGCTTCGCCGATCGCAACGCGCTCCTCATCCTCGATCAGCAGATGCGCGATGCCACCAGCGCCTTCGAGCGCGCCAAGAAGGCGCTGGCGGTCGCGATCGCGCAGGACCGGCACGAGACCGAGCGCCTTGCTGTCGGCAATGCCCGCATCGCCGATCTTGAAATCCGCGTCGCGGCGGCGCTTACGGCCGGCGACGAAGGGTTAGCTCGCGAAGGCGCCGAGGCGATCGCGGCCCTGGAGGCCGACCGGGACGCTGCGGCGAGTGCCCAGGCGCTCTTTGCCGCCGAAATCGTTCGCCTGCGCCGCCATGTCGGTCAGGCTCAGGCGCGCATCACGGAGCTCGACCGCGGTCGGCGTCTCGCCCGCGCCTCGGAGGCCGTGCGCCAGATGCGACAAGGCCGCATCGAGGCCGGTCGCGCGCACGAGTCGACTCTGGCCGAGGCCGAGCAGACTCTGAAGCGCCTGCGCGAGCGTCAGGTCGAGGCGGAAGCCGCCGAAACCGCCCTCGACGAGCTCGATGGCGCGGCCGCCGCCTCCGTCACCGAGAAGCTCGCCGCCAAGGGCTTCGGCCCGCGGCTGCGGACCACCGCCGACGACGTGCTGGCGCGGCTTCGCGCCCGCACACCCGCTCCGACCATCTGA
- a CDS encoding TetR/AcrR family transcriptional regulator — protein MTTTAARRERQRIQLIDAAERAIAEKGLAGLKARELAQEIGCALGAIYNLVQDMDELVLRVGSRTLARLDAALSVAAPQAPSSPAEAADALVAVALAYAAFARDYLRLWRVLFEHRMAEGSTVPDWAVSEQMTMFRHILGPLGVLLPDGSEAERVLLSRTLFSAVHGVVLVGLEEKLIAVPRRELDHEIEKLVRLVSSGLVANQKR, from the coding sequence ATGACCACGACGGCAGCGCGCCGGGAACGGCAGCGCATCCAACTGATCGACGCCGCGGAGCGGGCCATTGCCGAGAAGGGGCTCGCTGGCTTGAAGGCGCGCGAGCTGGCGCAGGAAATCGGCTGTGCGCTCGGCGCCATCTACAACCTCGTCCAGGATATGGACGAGCTCGTCCTGCGTGTCGGCTCGCGCACATTGGCCCGGCTCGATGCGGCCTTGAGCGTTGCCGCGCCGCAGGCGCCATCATCACCGGCTGAGGCTGCGGACGCCCTTGTTGCAGTCGCGCTCGCTTACGCCGCATTCGCCCGCGACTATCTGCGGCTCTGGCGTGTTCTGTTCGAGCACCGGATGGCCGAAGGCTCAACCGTGCCGGACTGGGCCGTCTCGGAGCAGATGACGATGTTCCGGCATATCCTCGGGCCGCTCGGCGTGCTGCTTCCCGATGGAAGCGAAGCCGAGCGCGTCCTGCTCAGCAGGACACTGTTCTCGGCCGTCCATGGCGTTGTCTTGGTCGGGCTGGAGGAGAAGCTGATTGCCGTGCCGCGGCGCGAGCTCGATCACGAGATTGAGAAGCTCGTGCGGCTGGTCAGCTCCGGGCTCGTTGCCAATCAGAAACGCTGA
- a CDS encoding Dabb family protein, giving the protein MIRHFVFFTAKSSENIEPIQQGLSILTEIPHAQTLEIAINRKSDPLSSEVDIVVYGEFRDDAALAAYKAHELYAEAIRLVRPLREMRLAADYQVSAAVTRPFDRSSGRTG; this is encoded by the coding sequence ATGATCCGACACTTCGTATTTTTTACCGCCAAGTCGTCTGAGAACATCGAGCCTATTCAGCAAGGACTGTCCATCCTGACCGAAATTCCGCATGCTCAGACGCTTGAGATCGCCATAAATCGAAAATCGGACCCGCTCAGCTCCGAGGTGGACATCGTTGTCTATGGTGAGTTTCGAGATGACGCGGCCTTGGCAGCCTACAAGGCGCATGAGCTGTACGCTGAAGCGATAAGGCTTGTACGGCCCCTCCGTGAAATGAGACTTGCCGCGGATTATCAGGTCTCGGCGGCGGTCACGCGACCATTCGACAGGTCGTCGGGCCGAACCGGGTGA
- a CDS encoding aminodeoxychorismate synthase component I: MLLEDRQAHETLCFAHCHQIIEARSYDAVPATLAAMLDAQRAGYFLAGYAAYELGYMFEPRLAPLAPALNGPLIQFGVFDEPQRFDWDSVNGSAFAGCFSAFWTFDEYAARFRQAIEYIRAGDIYQVNLTFPLTGSWSGDPVALFAALRAFQPAPYGALVALGQETILSLSPELFFETEGSLIRTRPMKGTAPRGPSPEEDRRAATSLASSEKNRAENLMIVDLLRNDLSRVSEIGSVRVTDLFSVERYPTLFQMTSGVEARLRRDMQFPDLLRSLFPCGSVTGAPKIRAMEVIRELEAHPRGVYCGSIGMLSPKGEARFNVAIRTLTLARSGQATFNVGSGLVFDSEARSEYDECLLKAAFLARSATSLRAASNVPVELGSGRRN, translated from the coding sequence GTGCTGCTCGAGGATCGGCAAGCACACGAAACACTGTGCTTCGCGCACTGCCACCAGATTATTGAAGCACGGTCCTACGACGCCGTGCCGGCAACCCTGGCAGCGATGCTCGATGCCCAGAGGGCCGGGTACTTCCTGGCGGGATATGCCGCCTATGAGCTGGGCTACATGTTCGAGCCGCGGCTGGCGCCCCTGGCGCCGGCCTTGAACGGACCCCTGATTCAGTTTGGCGTTTTTGACGAACCGCAGCGCTTCGACTGGGATTCCGTCAACGGTTCCGCCTTCGCCGGGTGTTTCTCTGCGTTCTGGACCTTCGATGAGTACGCCGCCCGCTTCAGGCAGGCGATCGAATACATCCGGGCCGGCGACATCTATCAGGTGAACCTGACCTTCCCCTTGACCGGATCCTGGTCGGGCGACCCCGTCGCGCTCTTTGCCGCTCTGCGCGCTTTCCAACCCGCTCCCTATGGCGCACTGGTCGCTCTCGGCCAGGAGACCATTCTGTCGCTGTCTCCGGAACTCTTCTTCGAGACGGAAGGCTCGCTGATCCGCACGCGCCCGATGAAGGGAACCGCGCCTCGCGGCCCCTCCCCCGAGGAGGATCGACGCGCAGCGACAAGCCTGGCCTCCAGCGAAAAGAACCGAGCCGAAAACCTCATGATCGTCGACCTGCTGCGGAACGATCTGAGCCGTGTCTCGGAAATAGGGTCGGTGCGCGTAACGGATCTCTTCAGCGTCGAGCGCTATCCAACCCTGTTTCAGATGACGTCGGGCGTCGAAGCGCGACTCCGGCGGGACATGCAGTTTCCCGATTTGCTCCGGTCCTTGTTTCCCTGCGGATCGGTCACCGGCGCGCCCAAGATCCGGGCGATGGAAGTGATCCGCGAGCTCGAAGCGCATCCGCGCGGCGTCTATTGCGGCAGCATCGGCATGCTCTCTCCAAAGGGAGAAGCGCGTTTCAACGTCGCGATCCGGACGCTGACGCTCGCCCGCTCGGGGCAGGCGACATTCAACGTAGGCTCCGGGCTGGTTTTCGATTCCGAAGCCAGAAGCGAGTACGATGAGTGCCTGCTGAAGGCGGCTTTCCTCGCTAGGAGCGCAACCTCTCTCCGGGCGGCATCGAATGTCCCGGTCGAGCTCGGATCAGGCAGGCGAAACTAG
- the nadC gene encoding carboxylating nicotinate-nucleotide diphosphorylase: protein MTHLFPLPAIMLEPLVRGALLEDLGRAGDLTTDAIVPKEQRATTVLAARQPGVVAGLDLAALAFKLIDQDVEIAVQRADGSVVAAGDVVASVSGPARAILTAERTALNFLSRLSGIATATRAIVDAVDGHKAKIVCTRKTTPGLRAIEKYAVRAGGGSNHRFGLDDAVLIKDNHIAVAGGIRPAIERVRSSVGHLVKIEIEVDTLAQLEEALDLAPDAVLLDNMTAEELRRAVAMVSGRAITEASGRITAATAPSVAATGVDLISIGWLTHSAPILDIGLDYQAL from the coding sequence ATGACGCACCTCTTCCCGCTCCCCGCCATCATGCTCGAGCCCCTGGTCCGGGGCGCCCTGCTCGAGGATCTGGGCCGGGCCGGCGATCTGACCACGGATGCGATCGTCCCGAAGGAGCAGCGCGCCACGACCGTCCTTGCGGCGCGCCAGCCCGGGGTGGTCGCCGGTCTCGATCTGGCCGCCCTTGCGTTCAAGCTCATCGACCAGGATGTCGAGATCGCCGTACAGCGAGCGGATGGCAGCGTCGTCGCGGCGGGAGATGTCGTCGCGAGTGTGAGCGGGCCGGCCCGGGCGATCCTTACCGCGGAGCGGACCGCCCTCAATTTCCTCAGCCGCCTGAGCGGCATCGCCACGGCAACGCGGGCCATCGTCGATGCGGTCGACGGCCACAAGGCGAAGATCGTCTGCACGCGCAAGACCACCCCCGGCCTGCGCGCGATCGAGAAATACGCCGTGCGCGCCGGCGGCGGCTCCAATCATCGCTTCGGCCTCGACGACGCCGTTCTGATCAAGGACAACCACATTGCCGTCGCCGGCGGCATCCGCCCGGCGATCGAGCGTGTGCGCAGCAGCGTCGGCCATCTCGTCAAGATCGAGATCGAGGTCGATACGCTGGCGCAGTTAGAAGAGGCGCTGGATCTCGCTCCCGACGCCGTCCTGCTCGACAACATGACCGCGGAGGAGCTGCGCCGCGCCGTCGCGATGGTCTCGGGCCGCGCGATCACCGAGGCATCGGGCCGGATCACCGCCGCGACCGCGCCGAGCGTCGCCGCAACCGGTGTCGATCTGATCTCCATCGGCTGGCTGACCCACAGTGCGCCGATCCTCGATATCGGCCTAGATTATCAAGCGCTCTGA
- a CDS encoding L-aspartate oxidase, which yields MSTDIRNHEDRPVIVGGGIAGLLIALHLAPAPVLLLSRAPLGTEASSAWAQGGLAAAMGDDDDPSLHLADTLAAGDGLCDDAMARRILHAAPGAIEALAAFGVRFDRTPQGRLRLGLEAAHSRRRIIHADGDGSGREIMRALVAAVRSTPSITVVEGVEARRLAVADHAIQGVWASGPAGRMFFGAHRVVLATGGIGGLFFETTNPIGNCGQGLALAAHAGATLADLEFIQFHPTALDGSGSPMALISEAVRGEGAILVDETGRRFLAGIQSAELAPRDVVARAVWNHLASGHRVFLDARERLGPAFARHFPTIAAACGKLGIDPGRDLIPIRPAQHYHMGGVAVDGSGRSSVSGLWACGEVASTGLHGANRLASNSLTEAVVCSRWVAEDLAGTFARPIRPVPVDDVPSPDAAPVRPLVSPALGVVRHEMSLTAAARTLLPLAEGKNSMADPAAVALMIAIAALRRRESRGAHHRSDCPHHAAAVRRSDITLRAALRAARGLAPAPALESLSS from the coding sequence ATGAGCACCGACATCCGGAATCACGAGGACCGGCCCGTCATCGTCGGCGGTGGCATCGCCGGGTTGCTGATCGCGCTTCATCTCGCGCCGGCGCCAGTGCTCCTCCTGTCGCGGGCGCCGCTGGGAACCGAAGCGTCGAGCGCCTGGGCGCAAGGCGGCCTCGCCGCCGCCATGGGCGATGACGACGATCCGTCCTTGCACCTGGCCGACACCCTCGCCGCCGGCGACGGACTGTGCGACGACGCCATGGCGCGCCGCATCCTCCACGCCGCCCCCGGCGCGATCGAGGCACTGGCCGCATTCGGCGTTCGCTTCGACCGCACCCCACAAGGACGATTGCGCCTGGGTCTGGAGGCCGCACACAGCCGGCGGCGCATCATCCATGCCGATGGTGACGGCAGCGGCCGCGAAATCATGCGTGCCCTCGTCGCCGCCGTGCGCTCCACGCCTTCGATCACGGTCGTGGAAGGCGTGGAGGCGCGCCGGCTGGCCGTGGCGGACCATGCGATCCAGGGTGTCTGGGCCAGCGGCCCGGCAGGACGCATGTTCTTCGGGGCGCATCGGGTGGTGCTGGCCACCGGCGGGATTGGCGGGCTGTTCTTCGAGACCACCAACCCGATCGGCAATTGCGGTCAGGGGCTGGCGCTGGCGGCCCATGCCGGCGCAACCCTCGCCGATCTGGAATTCATCCAGTTCCATCCGACGGCGCTCGATGGCTCGGGGAGCCCGATGGCGCTGATCAGCGAGGCGGTTCGTGGCGAAGGGGCGATCCTCGTCGATGAGACCGGTCGGCGTTTCCTCGCGGGGATACAAAGCGCGGAGCTCGCGCCCCGCGACGTCGTCGCGCGCGCCGTCTGGAACCACCTCGCAAGCGGTCATCGCGTCTTTCTCGATGCGCGCGAGCGGCTCGGTCCCGCCTTCGCCCGGCACTTCCCCACGATTGCGGCGGCTTGCGGCAAGCTCGGCATCGACCCGGGACGAGACCTCATCCCGATCCGCCCGGCCCAGCACTACCACATGGGCGGCGTTGCCGTGGACGGGTCCGGCCGCAGTTCGGTCTCTGGCCTCTGGGCCTGCGGAGAAGTTGCCTCGACCGGATTGCACGGCGCCAACAGGCTCGCCAGCAATTCCCTGACCGAGGCCGTCGTCTGTTCGCGCTGGGTCGCCGAGGACCTGGCGGGTACCTTCGCCCGACCGATCCGGCCCGTGCCTGTAGACGATGTCCCATCACCCGATGCAGCCCCCGTGCGCCCGCTGGTCTCGCCGGCGCTTGGGGTCGTGCGCCATGAAATGAGCCTGACTGCCGCCGCGCGGACCTTGCTGCCGCTCGCCGAAGGCAAGAATTCGATGGCCGATCCTGCGGCTGTGGCACTGATGATCGCGATCGCCGCTCTTCGGCGCCGGGAAAGCCGCGGCGCCCATCACCGGTCGGATTGCCCTCACCATGCGGCTGCCGTCAGACGGTCCGACATCACCCTCCGCGCCGCACTCAGGGCAGCGCGAGGCCTCGCCCCCGCGCCAGCGCTGGAAAGCCTTTCATCATGA
- the nadA gene encoding quinolinate synthase NadA yields the protein MLHTSTTAALYERVKGVIPPAEWLSFADDIEAILALKRQRNAVILAHNYQTPEIFHGVADIVGDSLALARKAMSTEADVIVLAGVHFMAETAKLLNPQKTVLIPDLGAGCSLADSITAADIRLLRQRYPGVPVVTYVNTSAEVKAESDICCTSGNAKAVVESLGVPRVLMLPDEYLAQNVAAQTDVQIIAWKGHCEVHERFSPADIRALRENHPGVTVLAHPECPPEVVAEADFAGSTADMSGYVERYKPSRVVLMTECSMSDNVALQHPDVEFIRPCNLCPHMKRITLANIRAALEQNRHVVTVAPEIAGRARLAVERMLAV from the coding sequence ATGCTCCACACGTCCACGACGGCCGCACTCTACGAGCGCGTGAAAGGCGTTATCCCGCCAGCCGAATGGCTGAGCTTCGCCGACGATATCGAGGCCATTCTCGCCCTGAAGCGGCAGCGGAATGCCGTCATCCTGGCGCATAATTACCAGACGCCCGAGATCTTCCACGGCGTCGCCGACATCGTCGGCGACAGTCTCGCGCTCGCCCGCAAGGCGATGTCGACCGAAGCCGACGTGATCGTGCTGGCCGGCGTGCATTTCATGGCCGAGACGGCGAAGCTGCTGAACCCGCAGAAGACGGTCCTGATCCCCGATCTCGGCGCAGGCTGTTCCCTGGCGGATTCCATCACGGCGGCCGATATCCGCCTGCTGCGACAGCGCTATCCGGGCGTTCCCGTCGTCACCTATGTCAACACCTCGGCCGAGGTGAAGGCCGAGTCCGACATCTGCTGCACCTCCGGCAACGCGAAGGCGGTCGTCGAATCCCTCGGCGTTCCGCGGGTGCTCATGCTGCCGGACGAGTATCTGGCCCAGAACGTCGCAGCGCAGACCGACGTGCAGATCATCGCCTGGAAAGGGCACTGCGAGGTCCATGAGCGCTTCTCGCCGGCCGACATCCGCGCGTTGCGGGAGAACCATCCGGGTGTGACGGTGCTGGCCCATCCCGAATGCCCGCCCGAGGTGGTCGCCGAAGCCGATTTCGCCGGCTCGACTGCCGACATGTCCGGCTATGTCGAACGATACAAGCCATCCCGCGTGGTGCTGATGACCGAGTGCTCGATGAGCGACAACGTCGCGCTCCAGCATCCCGATGTCGAGTTCATCCGCCCCTGCAATCTGTGTCCGCACATGAAGCGGATCACGCTTGCCAACATTCGCGCCGCCCTTGAGCAGAACCGCCATGTCGTGACCGTCGCCCCCGAGATCGCCGGGCGCGCGCGGCTCGCTGTCGAGCGGATGCTGGCCGTATGA